The Muntiacus reevesi chromosome 7, mMunRee1.1, whole genome shotgun sequence genome includes a region encoding these proteins:
- the LOC136171522 gene encoding ergosterol biosynthetic protein 28 homolog, whose translation MSRFLNVLRNWLVMTSVIAMGYSLLGFRNHTFLYEKIYTGKPDLVNGLQARTFGIWMLLSSVVRGLCAIDIHNKTLYYITLWTFFIAMGHIVFELFVSGTGTLTIGTMAPLMVASISILGMLVGLWHLEAEPGSRQKKRN comes from the exons ATGAGCCGATTCCTGAACGTGTTACGGAACTGGCTGGTGATGACGTCTGTCATAGCTATGGGTTACTCACTGCTGGGCTTCCGAAATCACACCTTTCTCTATGAAAAGATCTATACTGGCAAGCCAGACCTGG TGAATGGCCTCCAAGCTCGGACCTTTGGAATCTGGATGCTGCTCTCATCAGTGGTTCGCGGCCTCTGCGCCATCGACATTCACAACAAAAC GCTCTACTACATCACGCTCTGGACCTTTTTCATTGCCATGGGGCACATAGTGTTTGAGCTGTTTGTATCTGGGACCGGGACTCTCACAATTGGCACCATGGCACCCCTCATGGTGGCAA GTATCTCAATCCTGGGCATGCTAGTGGGGCTCTGGCACCTAGAAGCAGAACCAGGATCCAGACAGaagaagagaaactga